A region from the Sphingopyxis lindanitolerans genome encodes:
- a CDS encoding DUF4403 family protein: MHAIKPLAAALLLIALLSGCDPAKGGAKAPPHATDMAPTPSQTSLIAVPIDADIAPLRQQLERAVPRTLWTIDRREKACVPPQRVKVFGRKVKVTPAIPCTIVGRVTRGALRLRGEGKEIVVDVPLNATIAARDVGGVLKGETATGSALAHARIRIDLASDWRMQGKARISYGWTKPPGIDFLGKRITFTDQADAKLAPVIRDVEREVNREIARINIHAQAADIWRQSFTAIELNRENPPVWMRVTPQRTLYGGFRLDRLRLNLNLGIEGVTETFVSGRPDDPEPTPLPRLVRETPQPHLDIRVPVIADYAVLQPVIDRALAKRATRPFMLPKLGPMMVKFGPSTVYGAPGGRIAVGTEVEARLEARTGEPTRGTIWMTALPVNEPGSATVRFTALDINGDTNGVGGDMLILIGRSEGFAPLIAEALTQNFARDLDELEGKIKRAVDQRREGAFVIRTRIDGFEIGEIKAYGNGLYLPVRMTGGASVAYRPAR; encoded by the coding sequence ATGCACGCAATCAAGCCATTGGCGGCCGCGCTTTTGCTGATAGCACTGCTGTCCGGCTGCGATCCCGCGAAAGGCGGCGCCAAGGCTCCGCCCCACGCCACCGACATGGCGCCGACGCCAAGCCAGACATCGCTGATCGCGGTGCCGATCGACGCCGATATCGCGCCGCTTCGCCAGCAGCTCGAACGCGCGGTGCCCCGAACGCTGTGGACGATCGACCGGCGCGAAAAGGCGTGCGTGCCGCCCCAGCGGGTCAAGGTCTTTGGCCGCAAGGTCAAGGTCACCCCCGCGATCCCCTGCACCATCGTCGGCCGGGTCACGCGCGGCGCGCTGCGGCTGCGCGGCGAGGGCAAGGAGATCGTCGTCGATGTGCCGCTCAACGCCACGATCGCGGCGCGCGACGTCGGCGGGGTACTGAAGGGCGAGACCGCGACCGGATCGGCGCTCGCTCATGCGCGCATCCGCATCGACCTGGCGTCCGACTGGCGGATGCAGGGTAAGGCGCGGATCAGCTATGGCTGGACGAAGCCGCCGGGGATCGATTTTCTCGGCAAGCGAATCACCTTCACCGACCAGGCCGATGCAAAGCTCGCCCCCGTGATCCGCGACGTCGAGCGCGAAGTGAATCGCGAAATCGCCCGGATCAACATCCACGCCCAGGCCGCCGACATCTGGCGGCAGAGCTTCACCGCGATCGAACTCAACCGCGAAAATCCGCCGGTCTGGATGCGGGTGACGCCGCAGCGCACCCTCTATGGCGGCTTTCGGCTCGACAGGCTGCGACTGAACCTCAATCTCGGCATCGAAGGCGTGACCGAAACCTTCGTGTCGGGCCGCCCCGACGACCCCGAGCCGACCCCCCTGCCCAGACTGGTGCGCGAGACGCCGCAGCCGCACCTCGACATCCGCGTCCCGGTGATCGCCGACTATGCCGTGCTCCAGCCGGTGATCGACCGCGCACTCGCCAAGCGCGCGACGCGACCGTTCATGTTGCCCAAGCTGGGACCGATGATGGTCAAATTCGGCCCGTCGACCGTCTATGGCGCGCCCGGCGGGCGGATCGCGGTCGGCACCGAAGTCGAGGCACGGCTCGAAGCGCGCACCGGCGAACCGACCCGCGGGACCATCTGGATGACGGCGCTGCCGGTCAACGAGCCGGGCTCGGCGACGGTCCGCTTCACCGCGCTCGACATCAATGGCGACACCAACGGGGTCGGCGGCGACATGCTGATCCTGATCGGACGGAGCGAAGGCTTCGCACCGCTGATCGCCGAGGCGCTGACGCAGAATTTCGCCCGCGACCTCGACGAACTGGAAGGCAAGATCAAGCGCGCGGTCGACCAGCGGCGCGAAGGGGCGTTCGTCATCCGCACCCGCATCGACGGGTTCGAGATCGGCGAGATCAAGGCCTATGGCAATGGGCTTTACCTGCCCGTCCGCATGACCGGCGGCGCCAGCGTCGCTTACCGCCCGGCGCGTTGA
- a CDS encoding inorganic phosphate transporter: MHELAFPLLVGLILLALAFDFLNGLHDAANSIATVVATRLLRPVQAVLFAAFFNFAAYFLSLAFPALHKVAETIGAGLIDKDLVTPAVVFGALVGAMFWNVVTWLKGIPSSSSHALVGGIVGAGVAHAGFEGIQWTGLNKTVIAIFLSPMLGMLLAMLVMLLSSWALRRATAKFAESSFRYLHLFSSAAYSLSHGLNDAQKTMGVITVLLYSTGYLSGEFHVPHWVAISCYVAIGMGTLSGGWKIIETMGGRITKLSHHQGFAASTGGSIIVFTASLLGIPVSTTHTITGAIIGAGVARRASAVRWGVASNVVVAWFITIPASAVVAAAFYSLTRLF, from the coding sequence ATGCACGAACTCGCTTTCCCCCTGCTCGTCGGCCTGATCCTGCTCGCGCTGGCGTTCGATTTCCTGAACGGCCTGCACGACGCCGCGAACAGCATTGCGACCGTCGTCGCGACGCGGCTGTTGCGGCCGGTGCAGGCGGTGCTGTTCGCCGCTTTCTTCAACTTCGCCGCCTATTTTCTCAGCCTCGCCTTTCCCGCGCTGCACAAGGTCGCGGAGACGATCGGCGCCGGGTTGATCGACAAGGATCTGGTGACGCCCGCGGTCGTGTTCGGCGCGCTGGTCGGGGCGATGTTCTGGAATGTCGTGACCTGGCTCAAGGGCATTCCCTCCTCATCGAGTCACGCTCTGGTCGGCGGCATCGTCGGCGCCGGGGTCGCGCATGCCGGGTTCGAGGGCATTCAGTGGACGGGGCTGAACAAGACCGTCATCGCGATCTTCCTGTCGCCGATGCTCGGGATGTTGCTCGCGATGCTGGTGATGCTGCTCAGCAGTTGGGCGCTGCGCCGCGCGACCGCGAAATTCGCCGAAAGCAGCTTTCGTTATCTCCACCTCTTTTCGTCGGCCGCCTATTCGCTGAGCCACGGGCTCAACGACGCGCAAAAGACGATGGGGGTGATCACCGTCCTCCTCTATTCGACCGGCTATCTGTCCGGCGAGTTTCACGTCCCGCACTGGGTTGCGATTTCCTGTTACGTCGCGATCGGCATGGGCACGCTGTCGGGCGGGTGGAAGATCATCGAAACGATGGGCGGCCGTATCACCAAGCTGTCGCATCATCAGGGGTTCGCGGCCTCGACCGGCGGGTCGATCATCGTCTTCACCGCCAGCCTGCTCGGCATTCCGGTGTCGACGACGCACACGATCACCGGCGCGATCATCGGCGCCGGCGTCGCCCGCCGTGCCAGCGCGGTGCGCTGGGGCGTCGCGAGCAACGTCGTCGTCGCCTGGTTCATCACCATCCCGGCAAGCGCGGTGGTCGCCGCCGCCTTTTATTCGCTCACGCGCCTGTTCTGA
- a CDS encoding DUF47 family protein, with protein sequence MRQIAVLPYRFGGPDKDGPTEILLVTSRGTGRWVIPKGNPLTGLDRHASAAVEAEEEAGVIGAVCPTSIGSYEYRKRRANGAAIMYDVEVFPLAVTRELDEWKEMDERERRWFTLDQAAASVDEADLQAMIRSFGDGGFRAVARRSGVVYNVAQKTGVNRMFAWFQRLLPKQGNFFEMFEAHAATLSAGAEALARLMQGGDGIADHIQEIVEREHDADAITRDVLQTVRRTFLTPFDRSAITDLIAAMDDAIDEMQKTAGAVDLYDVTEFEPEMRDIAGLIVDAARLTVEALPLLRKISANGPRLHELTERLVRMEGHADEIHAAGLKRLFKEYGSTDTMRFLIARELFRHLERVTDSFEDVANEIDGLVIDHA encoded by the coding sequence ATGCGTCAGATCGCGGTTCTTCCCTATCGATTCGGCGGCCCCGACAAGGATGGCCCGACCGAAATCCTGCTCGTCACCTCGCGTGGCACGGGGCGCTGGGTGATTCCGAAGGGCAATCCGCTCACCGGGCTCGATCGCCATGCGTCGGCCGCGGTGGAGGCCGAGGAAGAGGCGGGGGTGATCGGCGCGGTCTGCCCGACCTCGATCGGCAGCTATGAATATCGCAAGCGTCGCGCGAACGGCGCCGCGATCATGTATGATGTCGAGGTTTTTCCGCTCGCGGTGACGCGCGAACTCGACGAGTGGAAGGAAATGGACGAGCGCGAGCGGCGCTGGTTCACGCTCGATCAGGCGGCGGCTTCGGTCGACGAGGCCGATCTTCAGGCGATGATCCGATCGTTCGGGGACGGGGGCTTTCGCGCCGTGGCGCGCCGTTCGGGCGTCGTCTATAATGTTGCCCAGAAGACGGGGGTCAATCGCATGTTTGCCTGGTTCCAGCGCCTGCTCCCGAAGCAGGGCAATTTCTTCGAGATGTTCGAGGCGCATGCCGCGACGCTGTCGGCGGGGGCCGAAGCGCTCGCGCGGCTGATGCAGGGCGGCGACGGGATCGCCGACCATATCCAGGAGATCGTCGAGCGCGAGCATGACGCCGACGCGATCACCCGCGACGTGCTTCAGACGGTGCGCCGCACGTTCCTGACCCCGTTCGACCGCAGCGCGATCACCGACCTGATCGCCGCGATGGACGACGCGATCGACGAGATGCAGAAGACCGCGGGCGCGGTCGACCTCTATGACGTCACCGAGTTCGAGCCCGAGATGCGCGACATCGCCGGCCTGATCGTTGACGCCGCGCGGCTGACGGTCGAGGCGCTGCCGCTGCTCCGCAAGATTTCGGCCAACGGCCCGCGCCTGCACGAACTGACCGAGCGGCTGGTGCGCATGGAAGGCCATGCCGACGAGATTCACGCGGCGGGCCTCAAGCGCCTGTTCAAGGAATATGGCTCGACCGACACGATGCGCTTCCTGATCGCACGCGAACTCTTTCGCCACCTCGAGCGCGTCACCGACAGCTTCGAGGATGTCGCGAACGAAATCGACGGTCTGGTCATCGACCATGCCTGA
- a CDS encoding flavin-containing monooxygenase: MAGPVDQDVLIVGAGISGIGMAVHLQMNCPDRSFGLAERRADLGGTWDLFRYPGIRSDSDMHTLGFVFEPWKHEKSIADGPAILDYLNRIVDERGIRDRIRLNAKVVGADWDSAAARWTVTMENDKGAVTTTTARWLYLGSGYYDYDEPFDAQFAGREDFQGQIIHPQFWPKDLDYAGKKVVVIGSGATAVTIVPSMTEKGDGKGAAHVTMLQRTPTWYFIRPAKDGFANFLRKILPEKLAYKITRFKNVRLQDIAFRRAREKPEKVKEYLTNKLKESLGDRYDAEAFTPPYNPWDQRLCLVPDADFFEAMKADKASVVTDHIERFDAAGIQLKSGKHLDADIIITATGLKLAVAGKIPVRVDGEPVAWNEHFYYKACMFSNVPNFSVVFGYLNASWTLRADIVSEYVCRVLNHMQQVGADVATPVLADPGSLTEENIFDFSSGYIQRALHIMPKNADALPWRLSQNYVQDRVDMRTGAIADGLLTFTKAGDAAKAAQAPAALEAAE, translated from the coding sequence ATGGCAGGCCCGGTGGACCAGGACGTGCTGATCGTTGGCGCAGGCATTTCGGGCATCGGAATGGCGGTGCATCTTCAGATGAATTGCCCCGATCGCAGCTTCGGCCTGGCCGAGCGTCGCGCCGATTTGGGCGGCACCTGGGATCTGTTCCGCTACCCCGGCATCCGTTCGGACAGCGACATGCACACGCTGGGCTTCGTCTTCGAGCCGTGGAAGCATGAAAAGTCGATCGCCGACGGCCCCGCGATTCTCGATTATCTCAATCGCATCGTCGATGAACGCGGCATCCGCGACCGGATTCGCCTCAACGCCAAGGTGGTCGGCGCCGACTGGGACAGCGCGGCGGCGCGCTGGACGGTGACGATGGAGAACGACAAGGGCGCGGTCACGACGACGACCGCGCGCTGGCTCTATCTCGGCTCGGGCTATTATGATTATGACGAGCCCTTCGACGCGCAATTCGCGGGGCGCGAGGATTTCCAGGGCCAGATCATTCATCCACAATTCTGGCCGAAGGATCTCGATTACGCCGGCAAGAAGGTCGTCGTGATCGGATCGGGCGCGACCGCGGTCACGATCGTCCCCTCGATGACCGAAAAGGGTGACGGCAAGGGCGCGGCGCATGTCACGATGCTCCAGCGCACCCCGACCTGGTATTTCATCCGCCCGGCCAAGGACGGTTTCGCGAACTTCCTGCGCAAGATCCTGCCCGAAAAGCTCGCCTACAAGATCACGCGCTTCAAGAATGTCCGGCTTCAGGACATCGCCTTTCGCCGCGCGCGCGAAAAGCCCGAGAAGGTCAAGGAATATCTGACCAACAAGTTGAAGGAAAGCCTGGGCGATCGCTATGACGCCGAAGCCTTTACTCCGCCCTACAACCCGTGGGATCAACGGCTCTGCCTCGTCCCCGACGCCGATTTCTTCGAAGCGATGAAGGCCGACAAGGCCTCGGTCGTCACCGACCATATCGAGCGTTTCGACGCCGCCGGCATCCAGCTCAAATCGGGCAAGCATCTCGACGCCGACATCATCATCACCGCCACCGGCCTGAAACTCGCGGTCGCGGGCAAGATTCCGGTGCGCGTCGATGGCGAGCCGGTCGCGTGGAACGAGCATTTTTATTATAAGGCGTGCATGTTCTCGAACGTCCCGAACTTCTCGGTGGTGTTCGGTTATTTGAACGCCAGTTGGACGCTGCGCGCCGACATCGTGTCCGAATATGTCTGCCGCGTGCTCAATCATATGCAACAGGTCGGCGCCGATGTCGCGACCCCGGTCCTCGCCGATCCAGGCAGCCTGACCGAGGAGAATATCTTCGACTTCTCGTCGGGCTATATCCAGCGCGCGCTCCACATCATGCCGAAGAATGCCGACGCGCTGCCGTGGCGCCTCAGCCAGAATTATGTGCAGGACCGCGTCGATATGCGAACCGGCGCGATCGCCGACGGCCTGCTGACCTTCACCAAGGCGGGCGATGCTGCGAAAGCCGCGCAAGCCCCGGCGGCGCTCGAAGCGGCGGAATAA
- a CDS encoding DUF3008 family protein, with translation MPAKSKAQQKAAGAALSAKRGETPKSKLRGASKQMVDSMTEKQLEDFASGSTKGKPEHVD, from the coding sequence ATGCCAGCCAAATCCAAGGCCCAGCAGAAAGCCGCCGGCGCCGCGCTCAGCGCCAAGCGCGGCGAGACCCCGAAATCGAAGCTCAGGGGCGCGTCGAAACAGATGGTCGACAGCATGACCGAAAAGCAGCTCGAAGATTTTGCCAGCGGCTCGACCAAGGGTAAGCCCGAACATGTGGATTAG
- a CDS encoding DUF4163 domain-containing protein, with protein sequence MTTRFHQPIAALLLASLPLLAACSQKAQTPAEKAAAAAVPGAPPGGADDVMARQATASNVREANDLVEFAYSYPVDAARIPALAKWLDNDRVVKRDALIAEARRDRAAAKKEGFPYHAHSYIQSWKRVTSTPRFLSLSSEIGTYMGGAHGMQSFDTLIWDRGSASRLKPLDLFTSPAAFDNAAKDDLCVGIERAKTARGVTWSREPGSPFSACPVPSAQTIWLGSSDGRYLDRLTIAIGPYEIGPYVEGSYTINLPMSGALVNAVKREYQRDFLPIN encoded by the coding sequence ATGACGACAAGATTTCACCAACCGATCGCCGCGCTCCTGCTTGCGAGCCTCCCCCTGCTGGCCGCCTGTTCGCAAAAGGCGCAGACCCCCGCGGAAAAGGCCGCCGCCGCCGCGGTTCCCGGCGCGCCGCCCGGCGGCGCGGACGATGTCATGGCGCGGCAGGCGACGGCGTCGAACGTGCGTGAGGCGAACGATCTCGTCGAATTCGCTTATTCCTATCCGGTCGACGCGGCGCGCATTCCGGCGCTCGCGAAATGGCTCGACAATGATCGCGTGGTCAAGCGCGACGCGCTGATCGCCGAAGCGCGCCGCGACCGGGCGGCAGCGAAAAAAGAGGGTTTTCCCTATCACGCGCACAGCTACATCCAGAGCTGGAAGCGCGTCACCTCGACCCCGCGCTTCCTCAGCCTGTCGAGCGAGATCGGAACCTATATGGGCGGAGCGCACGGGATGCAGAGCTTCGACACGCTGATCTGGGACCGGGGCAGCGCGAGTCGGCTCAAGCCGCTCGACCTGTTCACCAGCCCCGCCGCGTTCGACAACGCCGCGAAGGACGATCTGTGCGTCGGGATCGAGCGCGCGAAGACGGCGCGCGGCGTCACCTGGTCGCGCGAGCCCGGCTCGCCCTTTTCGGCCTGCCCGGTCCCCTCGGCGCAGACCATCTGGCTCGGCTCGTCGGATGGCCGCTATCTCGACCGCCTGACGATCGCGATCGGGCCCTATGAGATCGGCCCCTATGTCGAGGGCAGCTACACGATCAACCTGCCGATGTCGGGGGCGTTGGTGAATGCGGTAAAGCGCGAATATCAGCGCGATTTCCTGCCGATCAACTGA
- a CDS encoding leucyl aminopeptidase family protein: MIDYSDLIQPDKGQDARLIHVVDKSGYDEWLKTRNARERAHLAAVGFKPDAFVHAILPGDDPERWAVVTAVAKADGLSAWCLAKLAQILPEGRYRLEGQPPGKALFGWLSAQYRFDTYQSNPSVKGPRVLLTTDVGAIAPTVAEMRAVALVRDLVNTPAADMGPAAIEKAAERIAKAHGGTLTVTKGEALEQGYPMIHAVGRAAAKHHAPRLIEIVWGKEDHPRVALIGKGISFDSGGLDIKPAAGMRMMKKDMGGAAHVLALAELVMASGLPVRLHCLVAAAENAISSDAFRPGDVLKSRKGLTVEIGNTDAEGRLVLGDALARAGEDKPDLIVDFATLTGAARVALGPDLPALYVNDDALADDLMRGGTERDDPLWRMPLWDGYADLLETDIADLGNAGSSSFAGSITAALFLKRFIPEGTLWAHFDTFAWRPSAKPGRPKGGAALGLRATWAMLQARYDRRGKGEAS; the protein is encoded by the coding sequence ATGATCGACTATTCCGACCTGATCCAGCCCGACAAGGGGCAGGATGCCCGCCTAATCCATGTCGTCGACAAGAGCGGTTACGACGAATGGCTGAAGACCCGCAACGCCCGCGAGCGCGCGCACCTCGCCGCGGTCGGCTTCAAGCCCGACGCCTTCGTCCATGCGATCCTGCCCGGCGACGACCCCGAGCGCTGGGCGGTGGTGACCGCCGTCGCAAAGGCCGACGGCCTGTCGGCCTGGTGCCTCGCCAAGCTCGCCCAGATTCTGCCCGAAGGCCGCTATCGGCTCGAAGGACAGCCGCCGGGCAAGGCGCTGTTCGGCTGGTTGAGCGCGCAATATCGGTTCGACACCTATCAATCGAACCCGTCCGTCAAGGGCCCGCGCGTGCTGCTGACCACCGACGTCGGTGCGATCGCGCCGACGGTCGCGGAGATGCGCGCGGTCGCGCTCGTCCGCGACCTCGTCAACACGCCCGCGGCCGACATGGGCCCCGCGGCGATCGAGAAAGCGGCCGAGCGCATCGCCAAGGCGCATGGCGGCACGCTGACCGTCACCAAGGGCGAAGCGCTCGAACAGGGCTATCCGATGATCCACGCGGTCGGCCGCGCCGCGGCAAAGCATCATGCGCCGCGGCTGATCGAGATCGTCTGGGGCAAAGAGGATCACCCGCGCGTCGCGCTGATCGGCAAGGGGATCAGCTTCGACAGCGGCGGGCTCGACATCAAGCCTGCGGCGGGGATGCGCATGATGAAGAAGGACATGGGCGGCGCCGCGCACGTCCTCGCGCTCGCCGAACTGGTGATGGCGAGCGGGCTGCCGGTGCGGCTCCACTGCCTCGTCGCGGCGGCCGAGAATGCGATTTCCTCCGACGCCTTTCGCCCCGGCGACGTGCTGAAAAGCCGCAAGGGGCTGACGGTCGAGATCGGCAATACCGACGCCGAGGGGCGGCTGGTTCTGGGCGATGCGCTCGCCAGGGCGGGTGAGGACAAGCCCGATCTGATCGTCGATTTCGCGACGCTGACCGGCGCCGCGCGCGTCGCGCTCGGCCCCGATCTTCCGGCCCTCTATGTCAATGACGACGCGCTCGCCGACGATCTGATGCGCGGCGGCACCGAACGCGACGATCCGCTGTGGCGGATGCCGCTGTGGGACGGCTATGCCGACTTGCTCGAAACCGACATCGCCGACCTTGGCAATGCGGGCAGTTCCTCCTTCGCGGGGTCGATCACCGCGGCGCTGTTCCTCAAGCGCTTCATCCCCGAGGGCACCCTCTGGGCGCATTTCGACACCTTCGCCTGGCGCCCGTCGGCCAAGCCCGGCCGACCCAAGGGCGGCGCCGCGCTGGGCCTGCGTGCGACATGGGCGATGTTGCAGGCGCGCTACGACCGCCGCGGCAAGGGCGAAGCGTCTTGA
- a CDS encoding C40 family peptidase, which produces MTANSGEYLGAGRVRMGRPGVAGQGRDRFGLTGASHAFDPRIVAIRPDLADVAVAGTHFAPHYAAPMMMSGVLPAAVMRGSPSLAAEQTSELLFGEGFALLDLTGGWAWGYCLADHYVGYLAAEALGAPIAPTHRVAMIEAMLHSAPDAASGGPAVLPRGALVMGEAEGEWLKTAHGYLPLAALVEVGRAQDDPAAIAEDMAGTPYLWGGRTAKGIDCSGLVQLAWGSAGVRLPRDSDLQLAALGADKDVAPADLARGDLVFFPGHVGIMADPDHIIHASRRWMEVKTEPLADVVARFAEEGHEPPVSGMKRLR; this is translated from the coding sequence GTGACAGCGAATAGTGGCGAGTATCTGGGGGCGGGCCGCGTGCGGATGGGACGCCCCGGCGTCGCCGGACAGGGCCGCGACCGCTTCGGGCTGACCGGCGCGTCGCATGCGTTCGACCCGCGCATCGTCGCGATCCGCCCCGACCTGGCCGATGTCGCAGTCGCCGGCACCCATTTCGCGCCGCACTATGCCGCGCCGATGATGATGAGCGGCGTGCTGCCCGCCGCGGTGATGCGCGGTTCGCCGTCGCTCGCCGCCGAACAGACGAGCGAATTGCTGTTCGGCGAGGGCTTCGCGCTGCTCGACCTCACCGGCGGCTGGGCGTGGGGCTATTGCCTCGCCGATCATTATGTCGGCTATCTCGCCGCCGAGGCCCTCGGCGCACCGATCGCACCGACCCACCGGGTCGCGATGATCGAGGCGATGCTCCATTCGGCCCCCGACGCCGCAAGCGGCGGTCCCGCGGTGCTGCCGCGCGGCGCGCTGGTGATGGGCGAAGCGGAAGGCGAATGGCTCAAGACCGCGCACGGTTATCTGCCGCTCGCCGCGCTGGTCGAGGTGGGCCGAGCGCAGGACGATCCCGCCGCGATCGCCGAAGACATGGCCGGAACCCCCTATCTGTGGGGCGGCCGCACCGCGAAGGGCATCGACTGCTCGGGGCTCGTCCAGCTCGCCTGGGGCTCGGCGGGTGTCCGCCTGCCACGCGACAGCGACCTCCAGCTTGCGGCGCTCGGCGCCGACAAGGACGTCGCCCCTGCCGATCTTGCGCGCGGCGACCTCGTCTTTTTCCCCGGCCATGTCGGCATCATGGCCGATCCTGACCATATCATCCACGCCAGCCGACGATGGATGGAGGTCAAGACCGAACCGCTCGCCGACGTCGTCGCGCGCTTTGCGGAAGAAGGACATGAGCCGCCAGTGAGCGGCATGAAGAGATTGCGGTAA
- the argC gene encoding N-acetyl-gamma-glutamyl-phosphate reductase, producing MTQTVFIDGAAGTTGLEIAERLAGRAEFSLITLDEARRKDAAARAEALNDADFVILCLPDEAAVEATAMIANGRTRVIDASTAHRVAPGWVYGFPEVAGHDAVAGAARVSNPGCYSTGFIALVAPLVRAGLLPGDWPYSCNAISGYSGGGKALIERFEADRDIAWRGYALSLGHKHVPEMQARCGLSIAPLFSPAVIPAHRGMVVEVPLPLSAMPNAATPDRLRAALAAFYAGSPVVVMGDAPADGEMLLRASDAGDDRIELSVFANSDASQARLVAQLDNLGKGASGACVQNLNIMAGLPETAGLRL from the coding sequence ATGACACAGACGGTTTTCATCGACGGCGCGGCGGGGACGACGGGCCTCGAAATCGCCGAGCGGCTGGCCGGCCGGGCCGAATTTTCGCTGATCACCCTCGACGAAGCGCGCCGCAAGGACGCCGCCGCGCGCGCCGAGGCGCTGAACGACGCCGATTTCGTCATCCTCTGCCTGCCCGACGAGGCGGCGGTCGAGGCGACGGCGATGATCGCCAACGGCCGCACGCGCGTTATCGACGCCTCGACCGCGCACCGCGTCGCGCCGGGCTGGGTCTACGGTTTTCCCGAAGTCGCCGGGCACGATGCCGTCGCGGGGGCCGCCCGCGTCAGCAACCCCGGCTGCTATTCGACCGGCTTCATCGCGCTCGTCGCGCCGCTCGTCCGCGCCGGATTGCTGCCCGGCGACTGGCCCTATAGCTGCAACGCCATCAGCGGCTATTCGGGCGGCGGCAAGGCGCTGATCGAGCGGTTCGAGGCCGATCGCGACATTGCGTGGCGCGGCTATGCGCTGTCGCTCGGCCACAAGCATGTGCCCGAAATGCAGGCGCGTTGCGGCCTGTCGATCGCTCCGCTCTTCTCGCCCGCGGTGATCCCGGCGCATCGCGGCATGGTGGTCGAGGTGCCACTGCCCTTGAGCGCGATGCCGAATGCGGCGACGCCCGACCGGCTGCGCGCGGCGCTCGCCGCTTTTTACGCGGGCAGCCCGGTCGTGGTGATGGGCGACGCGCCCGCCGATGGCGAAATGCTGCTCCGCGCATCGGACGCGGGCGACGACCGGATCGAATTATCCGTCTTTGCCAACAGCGACGCCAGCCAGGCCCGCCTCGTCGCGCAGCTCGACAATCTGGGCAAGGGCGCGAGCGGCGCCTGCGTCCAGAACCTTAACATCATGGCGGGATTGCCCGAGACGGCGGGGCTGCGGCTCTAG
- a CDS encoding PQQ-dependent sugar dehydrogenase yields MRKILKIAAVVLILLILAGGIAFYWLSRPEVARFSTAELSGRVPVMAAQHPETFPTVKVLEATGWPAGQAPTAAAGLAVQRFAEGLDHPRSIFVLPNGDVLVAEAESPPRDTSGIENKVMGRLMSKAGAGGKSANRITLLRDADGDGKAEVKSAYITGLNSPYGMALVGKTLYVANTDAILAFPYVEGETVMSGKPKKLVDLPAKGTNRHWTKSLVAAPGGWLYVGVGADSNIGEKGVGNETRRASVLEVRPENGYVRTYAAGIRNPVGLAYYPGSDRLWAVVNERDMLGGDLVPDYLTNVDEGDFFGWPWYYWGGFVDPRVAPEEEDRRQYVKRPDYALGAHVAPLGFTFTDKLALGERWANGALIALHGSWNREPVAGYDVVFVKFGANGKPVDALPIPFLDQFVAKDGKTTRGRPADVKVAKDGSALVADDTGGVIWRVAKAG; encoded by the coding sequence ATGCGCAAGATCCTGAAAATTGCCGCCGTCGTCCTCATCCTTCTGATCCTGGCGGGCGGCATCGCTTTTTACTGGCTGTCGCGGCCCGAGGTCGCGCGTTTCTCGACCGCCGAGCTCAGCGGCCGCGTGCCGGTGATGGCGGCGCAGCATCCCGAGACCTTCCCGACGGTGAAGGTGCTCGAGGCGACGGGCTGGCCCGCGGGACAGGCGCCGACCGCGGCCGCGGGGCTGGCGGTCCAGCGCTTTGCCGAAGGGCTCGACCATCCGCGCTCGATCTTCGTGCTGCCGAACGGCGACGTGCTGGTCGCCGAAGCCGAGAGCCCGCCGCGCGACACCTCGGGGATCGAGAACAAGGTGATGGGCCGGCTGATGAGCAAGGCGGGCGCCGGCGGCAAATCAGCGAACCGCATCACGCTGCTGCGCGACGCCGACGGCGACGGCAAGGCCGAGGTCAAGAGCGCCTATATCACCGGCCTCAACTCGCCCTATGGCATGGCGCTGGTCGGCAAGACGCTCTATGTCGCGAACACCGACGCGATCCTCGCCTTTCCCTATGTCGAGGGCGAGACGGTGATGAGCGGCAAGCCGAAGAAGCTCGTCGACCTGCCCGCCAAGGGCACCAACCGCCACTGGACCAAGAGCCTGGTCGCGGCGCCGGGTGGCTGGCTCTATGTCGGGGTGGGCGCCGATTCCAACATTGGTGAAAAGGGCGTCGGCAACGAAACCCGCCGCGCCAGCGTGCTCGAAGTGCGGCCCGAGAACGGCTATGTGCGCACCTATGCTGCGGGAATCCGCAACCCCGTCGGGCTCGCCTATTACCCCGGCAGCGATCGGCTGTGGGCGGTCGTCAACGAACGCGACATGCTCGGCGGCGATCTGGTTCCCGACTATCTGACCAATGTCGACGAAGGCGATTTCTTCGGCTGGCCCTGGTATTATTGGGGCGGCTTCGTCGATCCGCGCGTCGCGCCCGAGGAAGAGGACCGCCGCCAATATGTGAAGCGCCCCGACTATGCCCTCGGCGCCCATGTCGCGCCGCTCGGCTTTACCTTCACCGACAAGCTGGCGCTCGGCGAGCGTTGGGCGAACGGCGCGCTGATCGCGTTGCACGGATCGTGGAACCGCGAGCCGGTGGCGGGCTATGATGTGGTGTTCGTCAAGTTCGGCGCCAATGGCAAGCCGGTCGATGCCCTGCCTATTCCCTTCCTCGACCAGTTCGTCGCCAAGGACGGCAAGACGACGCGCGGTCGCCCGGCCGACGTCAAGGTCGCGAAGGACGGCAGCGCGCTGGTCGCCGACGATACCGGCGGGGTGATCTGGCGGGTGGCGAAGGCCGGCTGA